ACATTCGAAATGCCGTTTGCGAAAAGGGCAATCATTATACGGTGTACTTACCATCCTACGACGATGAAAAAATTCTAAAGATACTCTCTAAAATAAAAGAGGTATCGTGGGAAGTATTTTCAAAACACAATAAAAAAGTAGTGGTTCATAAAAATATAACTATACAACCAATAACAAATGAAACTTTTGTAAAAAGTATGGCCAGCAGTCAAGGTATTTTATGTGGAGCAGGTTTTGAAACCCCTGCCGAAGCACTTTTTATGCGTAAAAAACTATTGGTAATCCCCATGAAAGGGCAATACGAGCAAGAATGCAATGCCGCTGCTTTAAAAGATTTGGGTGTACCCGTAATAAAATCATTAAAAAAGAAATATATAAAAAATATGATGGAGTGGGTGGCAAGTGATACACTTGTATATGTTGATTATCCCGATATCACTGAAGAGATTATAGATAGGCTTCTAAAAGAAAATTTATAATACAAAACCATTCTATGGCTTTTATCCATACTCAACAACATTTCACCTTAAAACCTCAAGATTTCGGAAAAGACTTTGTGTTTGGTGTTTCTACCGCAGCATACCAAATTGAAGGCGCTCATACTGTAAAAGACAAAGGCGCTTCCATCTGGGATCAATTCACCTCAAAAAAAGGCAATATTTTTAATAATCAACATGGGCAAATAGCATGCGATTTCTATAATAAGTTTGAAGAAGATATTTTACTTATGAAATCTATGAACATCAAACACTTTAGGTTTTCATTAGCATGGTCGCGTATCATTCCAGAAGGTAGGGGAAAGGTGAGTACAGATGGTATTGATTTTTACAATAAGGTTATAGACTTCTGTATAAAATGTGGCATCAAGCCTTGGGTAACTTTATACCATTGGGATTTACCCCAAGCCTTACAAAACCAAGGCGGTTGGGTAAATAGAAATGTATTGTCTTGGTTTGAAGACTATGCTAAGATATGCGCCACTCATTTTGGCGATCGTGTTAAGCATTGGATGGTGTTAAACGAACCCATGGTATTTACGGGTGCAGGTTATTTTTTAGGAGTACACGCCCCAGGCAATAAAGGTTTGAAAAATTTTTTGCCAGCAGTCCATCATGCGGTAATGTGTCAAGCTATTGGTGGGCGAGTGTTACGAGCTTTAGTGCCTCGTGCGTATATTGGTACTACATTTTCCTGTTCACAAGTAACACCTTATAGTACATCTCCCAAAAATGTTCGGGCAGCCCAAAAAGCCGATGCTTTATTAAATAGGCTTTTTATAGAACCCATGTTAGGGCTTGGTTACCCCACTGAACATGTGCCAGTATTAAGGCGCATCGAAGCATACATAAAACCAAACGATTTAAAGCAAGCAGTTTTTGATTTTGATTTTATAGGCGTACAAAACTACACACGAGAAGTAGTAAAGCATAGCTATTGGGTACCTTATTTACATGCGAAAATAGTAAAAGCTTCTAAGCGAAATGTGAAAACAACGCTTATGGACTGGGAAGTCTACCCACCCAGTATTTATAATATGATAAAACGTTTTAACCAATACCAAGGTGTTAATAAAATACTCATTACCGAAAATGGTGCCGCCTTTACCGATATACTTTTTAATGGCAAAGTACACGATAAAGAACGTTTGCGGTATTTACAAACCCACATGCAGCAAGTTTACAAAGCCAAAAAAGACGGACTCCATGTAGTAGGATATTTTGTATGGACTTTTACTGATAATTTTGAATGGGCAGAAGGTTACCATCCTAGATTTGGTTTGGTGTACACCGATTTCTCAACACAACAACGTATTCTAAAAGCATCTGGCAAGTGGTACCAAGCTTTTTTAGGGAGTTAAATGTTATTCCCAGATCTAAACTCGTTGTAATATTTGATTTTCTTCGCAAAAAGCATTAACTTATCAGAGCGTTTATACAAAGTCATTATATATTTGAAAGTGAAACTTCCATTTGAGATATATTGTAATATATGACTTTTGAGGTGTATTTCTTTTTTGTTGCGAATCTACCATGGTTATAGTTTACAAGGAATAGATAAATTTCCTCAAGAAATAAAATAAATGGTATAAAAGTGTTTAGTGATTATTTTTTCATAAAAACCGCTATATCAACGAGTTTGATTATTCTCAATTTTATATTAAAGACTATTAGTCAGAAAATTTATACTATATTTATGATAATATAGATTAACAGAAAATGAAAAAAATATTTTTTTACAGCCTAGACAATTTTGAGTTTTTGCTACATTTTTTACCAGAATCTAACAAATTAACTTACTACTTCTTTAGTGAAATAAAACTATTGAAAAAAGCTATAAAGCAACTAAATCCAGATGCATTATTTCTTGAAAACATAGAATTTAACAAAGAGGTTTCAAGTTGTTTTGAAATTGTTGATACTAACACTTCAGTTATTATTTCTGGAAAGTATACAAGTTTTCCTAAAATGCCCAAACAGGTATCTGTTTTACCAGATAAACTAAATAAGACAAGCGTATTTGAGCTGTTTTTAAAATTAAAATTAATTAATGAAAATTTGGCATCGCAGGAAGCTATTTCAAAAGATAAAAATGATACAGAAGAAATTAAAAACGGTAAAGAATTAAATAACCAACAGCTTCTAAATCTTCTTATGAATAATTTGCCAGAGGCCATTTATTTTAAAGATAGAAAGTCCAGGTATACTAAAATTAATTATCCAGAAGCAGCTCTTTTACAAATAAGTGACCCAGAAGAAGCTGTTGGTAAAACAGATGCCTATTTTTTTGACCCAGCTTTAAGTAAAAAAACATTTAAGGAGGAGCAGGCTCTAATGAAGAGTGGTATTCCGTTAATAAACAAGTTTGAATGCATTGATACATTTTCTGATAAAAAGTATATAAGGGCTACAAAAGTACCTTTGATGAATGCAGATGGAAAGTGTATCGGTTTAGTTGGTATTACTAGAGATGTTACCAATGAGCATTTAATAGAGAAAGAGCTTCTTATAGAAAAGGAACTAATGGATTTGCTGATGAATAATGTGCCTGATAGAATTTATCTTAAAGATAGAGATTCTCGATTTATACGATCAAATATGGCTTTGGCAAAACAGTTCGGACTAAATTCACCAGAAGAATTATATGGAAAAACCGATTTTGATTTTCATGATCCTATTCATGCCAAAGAAGCATTTGAAGATGAACAGGCTATTATGAGAAATGTGAATCAAATTTTAAATAAACAGGAAAGCTATTTAAAAAATAGAAAACGGTTTTGGGTGTTAACAACTAAAATCCCAATTATAGATAATAACAAAGAAGTTATAGGGATCGTTGGTATTTCACGTGATTTTACAAAACAAAAAAAGTTAGAGGATACTCTTAAAAAAGAGAAAGAATTTTTGCAAATGCTAATTGATAATGTTCCTGATTATATATATTTTAAGGATAAAAATTTTAAATATATTAGGGTAAATAAAGCAATTGCCACTTTTTATAAAGCAGATGTGAACGAAATAATTGGAAAATCAGATTTAGATTACCTTCCAAAAAAAACAGCAAAAAAGTTACATCAACAGGATTTAGCCGTATTTGAGAATGAGGTAGAAATAATAAATAAAGTAGAAAAGCTAAAAAATTTAGAAGGTAAAACAATTTGGCTCTCCACAACTAAAGTTCCAATAAAGGATGAACGCTCCAAAATTATAGGATTAGTAGGAATCTCTCGAGATGTTACTCTAATAGAATTGGCCAAACAGCATTTTGAGATGGCCAAGGCAAATGCAGAAGAAGCCAACCGAGCCAAAAGCTTGTTTCTTGCGAATATGTCACACGAAATTAGAACACCTATGAATGGTATTTTTGGAATGGCTGATATACTGAGTAAATCTAAACTTGATTCTACCCAGAAAGAATACCTAGATATTATAATGAAATCTGGCCAGACCTTATTATTACTAATTAATAATATTTTAGATTTCTCTAAGATTGAATCTGGCAAAATGGAATTGGAAACAGTGCCTATCAGTATTAGAAGTATTATAGAAGAAGTTGCTGATATTCATATAGTTCAAGCTACCACTAAGTCGATAGATTTGTTAACATATATTGATCCCGAAGTTCCAGAATTTGTGGGAGGTGATTATGTTCGTTTAAAACAAGTTATTACCAACTTAGTAAATAATGCTATTAAGTTTACTCCGAAAGGAGAAGTTGTTATACAAGTTATTTATATGGGAGAAACCAATGGAACCCATGAAATACAATTTAAAGTTAAAGATTCCGGTATTGGAATTACCAAAGAAAATCAAAAAAAATTATTTAACTCATTTACTCAAGTTGATGCTTCAACAACAAGAAAATATGGTGGAACTGGTTTGGGGCTGGCTATTTCCTTAAAGTTAGTTACTCTAATGGGAGGTAAATTAGGCCTAGAAAGTGTTCCAAATTCTGGCTCTACATTTTTTTTCAAAGCAAAATTTAATATATCAGAAGAGGCTAAAAACACTAGTGCATTTTTAAGCAAAAAGCAACTTCATGGAAAACATGTTGCCATTATAGATGATAATGAAACTAATAGGTTAATATTCAAGAAATATCTTAAAACATGGCAAGTTAAAGTCTCAGAGTTTAAAGATGGGTTTGAAGCATTGTCGTTTTTTAAGGATCAGTATAATTCAGATAATCCAATCGATTTAGTGCTACTGGATTACCATATGCCTGGTATGGACGGAAGGGAATTGGCAAGGCGAATTAAAGCAGATCAAAGATTAAGTGATTTAAAATTAATTTTATTGTCTTCAATTACCGATGCACTATCAAAATCAGAAATGGATAAGATTGGTTTTGAAGCAGGTCTTAATAAACCAATTAAAATGAATCAACTATTAAATATAAGCTTAAAGGTTTTGGGAATGCCGCAAGAGCAAAAAGAATTTGAAAGTGAAGAAAACGAAAACCATTTGATAAGCTATAAAAATAAAAGGTTTCTTATTGTAGAGGATAATTTAATAAATATCAAAGTGACCCAAATAGTATTAAGTGGATTGTCAACACATGTTGAAGTAGCAAAAAATGGTCTGGAAGCAGTTAATCTCTTTCAGAAAAATAAGTTTGATGTTATATTGATGGATATAAGGATGCCGATAATGGACGGTATGGAAGCAACTTTGAGGATTAGGGAATTGGAAAAGAATATAAAATCAGAAGAGCCCGTTAAAATTATTGCAACAACCGCAAATACCTATCAAGAAGATGTTGAAAATTGCATGGATAATGGCATGGATGCTTTTCTTGAAAAACCATTTAAAAGAAAAGATCTACTAGATATTTTACAGCAATTACTATAATTTAGTTATAGCGTTTTGTATTGTGGGCTAACTTAAAAAAGTACCGTTAATAATTCGAATTTACTAACTTTAATTTCAATTTATAACAAAATAAGATAATTTTTCGTACTACAAAATAAATAAATTGACACTGAATAAATTACCGTACCTTTGCCGCTTAATAAAAAAAGGGGTGATGTTTAATAAATAGATTGTCATCTCAAAATGTCCAATTAAGGACTAATCAAACAATTTATATGCAATTTAACTCATTAGGCTTATCTCAAGCCTTGCTAAAAGCTATTAGCAAAAAGGGATACACAACTCCAAGTCCTATTCAACAAAAAGCCATACCACATATATTACAAGGGAAAGATGTATTGGCAAGTGCACAAACCGGTACCGGTAAAACAGCTGGATTTACATTACCATTGTTGCATATTTTATCGGAAAATCCAAAAGAAAAATACAGACCCATTCGTGCATTAATTTTAACGCCAACACGTGAATTAGCGGCACAGGTATATGCAAATGTAAAAGAATACAGTGAGTTTTTAGAGTTGCGTAGTGCTGTTATTTTTGGAGGTGTTAACCAAAATCCACAAGTAGCAACCATTCGTCAGGGGATTGATGTATTGATAGCCACTCCAGGGCGTTTGTTAGATTTAATCAATCAGAACCACATATCATTAAAACGTGTTGAGATTTTAGTTTTAGATGAAGCCGATCGTATGCTAGATATGGGTTTTTTACGTGATATTGAGCGTATTATTAAAATCATGCCAGAAAAACGCCAAAACTTAATGTTTTCGGCAACCTTTTCACAAGATATTAAAAAACTAGCACATGGTATTTTAAATAATCCAGTGCAGGTAGAAGCCACTCCTGAAAATACTACAGTAGATGCTATTACTCAAAAAGTGTATCGTGTTGCCAAAGGTTTAAAAACCGACTTGATTATTAAGTTAATCTCAGACGGTAACTGGAAACAAGTCTTGGTTTTTACACGTACTAAACATGGTGCAAATAAACTTTGTGAAAAAATGGCAAAGGCAGGTATTAAAGCTGCGGCAATACACGGAAATAAAAGTCAAGGTGCGCGTACTAAAGCTTTAGGTGGTTTTAAAAATGGCAGTGTGAGTGTTTTAGTGGCGACTGATATTGCGGCACGTGGATTGGATATTCCATTATTACCACATGTTATTAATTTTGAATTGCCTAATATTTCTGAAGATTATGTACATAGAATAGGAAGAACGGGTAGAGCAGGAGCCAGTGGTGAAGCACTATCATTAGTAAGTGCTGATGAAACGACTTTTTTACGAGATATTGAAAAGCTAGTTGGAATGAAAATTCCTGTTGAAATTGTGGAAGGTTTTGAGCCCGATCCGAATGCTTCAACCCAACCTGAAAAACGTCAACAACGCGGTGGTGGAAACCGTTCTAGAAACAATGAGCGTTCTGGTAATTCAAATACCCAAAAAAACGACAGTAGCCGACGTCCTAAACGCAATAGTGACAGAAGCAGAAACGATAGACGTAATTAATAGCAATGAATCCAAGGTTAAGAGCTAAAATCATTCAAGTTTGTGATGAAAAAATAAAAGCTAAAGGCGACCAAGTGGGTGTGTCTTTTTATGCATTTTTTGAAAACAAAAATAATAACCCCGAATTGTTAATGGAAGCTGCCACTTGGTGGATTAAAGAACACCAGTTAGATCATTTTGAGAAAGCTGTAAAAATTAGAGATTTAGTAAATGGAACAGCAACCAAATAACCCATTGCATGGTATCAAACTAGAGCAAATTATTAACGATTTGGTCACGCATTATGGTTGGGAATACATGGGGTTTACTATTAAAATTAAATGTTTTACCGATAATCCTTCGATAAAATCGAGTTTAAAGTTTTTAAGGCGTACCCCGTGGGCTAGAACTAAAGTGGAAGCTATGTATTTAAACATGCTAAAACAGAATGAAAACAAAAAAGGTTCAAGTTAATTACTTGAACCTTTTTTATATTTTAATCTTCGCTAACTTCAGTGTTTTCTTTTTTCTTTTTCGCACCTTCGGGTCTTTTTTTGCCTTTTTCGCCTCTTAGCATACCAGATTTATATTCTTCTAGAGTTACAGAACCATTAGAGTCTGCGTCCATAGCAGCATATCGTTTTTCAAGAGTTTCAGTAGGTATTTCTTTTTTGGTTTTACGAGCTTTAAATTCATCTAAAGAAA
The genomic region above belongs to Mariniflexile litorale and contains:
- a CDS encoding VF530 family protein, with translation MEQQPNNPLHGIKLEQIINDLVTHYGWEYMGFTIKIKCFTDNPSIKSSLKFLRRTPWARTKVEAMYLNMLKQNENKKGSS
- a CDS encoding PAS domain-containing protein gives rise to the protein MKKIFFYSLDNFEFLLHFLPESNKLTYYFFSEIKLLKKAIKQLNPDALFLENIEFNKEVSSCFEIVDTNTSVIISGKYTSFPKMPKQVSVLPDKLNKTSVFELFLKLKLINENLASQEAISKDKNDTEEIKNGKELNNQQLLNLLMNNLPEAIYFKDRKSRYTKINYPEAALLQISDPEEAVGKTDAYFFDPALSKKTFKEEQALMKSGIPLINKFECIDTFSDKKYIRATKVPLMNADGKCIGLVGITRDVTNEHLIEKELLIEKELMDLLMNNVPDRIYLKDRDSRFIRSNMALAKQFGLNSPEELYGKTDFDFHDPIHAKEAFEDEQAIMRNVNQILNKQESYLKNRKRFWVLTTKIPIIDNNKEVIGIVGISRDFTKQKKLEDTLKKEKEFLQMLIDNVPDYIYFKDKNFKYIRVNKAIATFYKADVNEIIGKSDLDYLPKKTAKKLHQQDLAVFENEVEIINKVEKLKNLEGKTIWLSTTKVPIKDERSKIIGLVGISRDVTLIELAKQHFEMAKANAEEANRAKSLFLANMSHEIRTPMNGIFGMADILSKSKLDSTQKEYLDIIMKSGQTLLLLINNILDFSKIESGKMELETVPISIRSIIEEVADIHIVQATTKSIDLLTYIDPEVPEFVGGDYVRLKQVITNLVNNAIKFTPKGEVVIQVIYMGETNGTHEIQFKVKDSGIGITKENQKKLFNSFTQVDASTTRKYGGTGLGLAISLKLVTLMGGKLGLESVPNSGSTFFFKAKFNISEEAKNTSAFLSKKQLHGKHVAIIDDNETNRLIFKKYLKTWQVKVSEFKDGFEALSFFKDQYNSDNPIDLVLLDYHMPGMDGRELARRIKADQRLSDLKLILLSSITDALSKSEMDKIGFEAGLNKPIKMNQLLNISLKVLGMPQEQKEFESEENENHLISYKNKRFLIVEDNLINIKVTQIVLSGLSTHVEVAKNGLEAVNLFQKNKFDVILMDIRMPIMDGMEATLRIRELEKNIKSEEPVKIIATTANTYQEDVENCMDNGMDAFLEKPFKRKDLLDILQQLL
- a CDS encoding GH1 family beta-glucosidase; its protein translation is MAFIHTQQHFTLKPQDFGKDFVFGVSTAAYQIEGAHTVKDKGASIWDQFTSKKGNIFNNQHGQIACDFYNKFEEDILLMKSMNIKHFRFSLAWSRIIPEGRGKVSTDGIDFYNKVIDFCIKCGIKPWVTLYHWDLPQALQNQGGWVNRNVLSWFEDYAKICATHFGDRVKHWMVLNEPMVFTGAGYFLGVHAPGNKGLKNFLPAVHHAVMCQAIGGRVLRALVPRAYIGTTFSCSQVTPYSTSPKNVRAAQKADALLNRLFIEPMLGLGYPTEHVPVLRRIEAYIKPNDLKQAVFDFDFIGVQNYTREVVKHSYWVPYLHAKIVKASKRNVKTTLMDWEVYPPSIYNMIKRFNQYQGVNKILITENGAAFTDILFNGKVHDKERLRYLQTHMQQVYKAKKDGLHVVGYFVWTFTDNFEWAEGYHPRFGLVYTDFSTQQRILKASGKWYQAFLGS
- a CDS encoding DEAD/DEAH box helicase, producing MQFNSLGLSQALLKAISKKGYTTPSPIQQKAIPHILQGKDVLASAQTGTGKTAGFTLPLLHILSENPKEKYRPIRALILTPTRELAAQVYANVKEYSEFLELRSAVIFGGVNQNPQVATIRQGIDVLIATPGRLLDLINQNHISLKRVEILVLDEADRMLDMGFLRDIERIIKIMPEKRQNLMFSATFSQDIKKLAHGILNNPVQVEATPENTTVDAITQKVYRVAKGLKTDLIIKLISDGNWKQVLVFTRTKHGANKLCEKMAKAGIKAAAIHGNKSQGARTKALGGFKNGSVSVLVATDIAARGLDIPLLPHVINFELPNISEDYVHRIGRTGRAGASGEALSLVSADETTFLRDIEKLVGMKIPVEIVEGFEPDPNASTQPEKRQQRGGGNRSRNNERSGNSNTQKNDSSRRPKRNSDRSRNDRRN
- a CDS encoding EF-hand domain-containing protein, with the protein product MKLTTLKLGVLVLGLFTFSLSNAQDRQKPDPEKMFTALDTNKDASISLDEFKARKTKKEIPTETLEKRYAAMDADSNGSVTLEEYKSGMLRGEKGKKRPEGAKKKKENTEVSED
- a CDS encoding DUF6500 family protein — encoded protein: MNPRLRAKIIQVCDEKIKAKGDQVGVSFYAFFENKNNNPELLMEAATWWIKEHQLDHFEKAVKIRDLVNGTATK